ATGTTTGCCCTGTGGGAATGCATGGAAACTTACCACAACTTTATTTTTTAAAAGGGCTTCATAAAACAACAAACTGTTCATCGGATTTACCGTTTTGTCATTAATCGCATCAGTAATGAAGCAGGGTGGTGTGGTTGGTGTAACATGCAATTGTAATGAAAATTTCTTAAGCAAGCTGTCTGGTGCATTTGGACCTAACAAATTTCTCACACTCCCGGCATGGGCATAAGGCGTACTCATATCGATTACCGGCGAAACCAATATCGTAAAATCCGGTTTATATGAATAGTTATCAAGGCTGTCTTTTATTGCAGAAATATCTTCATTAATTACACCTGCAGAGGCTGCAAGATGTCCACCAGATGAGGAACCCATTATGCCCACTTTTTCCGGATCAATTCCCCATTTATTTGCATTGGCTCTTATAAAACGTATAGCTCTTTGTGCATCCATTAACGGGCCATTTTGCCTTGTAATCAGATCAGGTGAATTGGGCAGCCTATAATTCAATACAAAAGCGGTTATTCCCATTGTATTAAACCACTTTGCCAATTGAAGTCCACTAATTACATATGCCAGTCGTTCATAACCTCCACCAGGGCATATTACAACTGCGGCGCCTTGGTTTTCTTGTTTTCCTGGGAAGAAAGCATACATACCCGGCAACATTACCCGGTAAACACGTTCATTGGCAATGCTATCGGTTAATTTAAGATGCTTTGAGTTGGGGATATGACCTGAGGGCCATATTGGAATAAAATTCTGAGCAATTACTATTCTACAAAATATTAATATAGCCGTAGTAGTGAATAACTTTTTTTTCATAACCTTTTACTTTTAAAGATTTATTTTAAAATATTTTATGAATACGAAACCAATCAATATCTTCGTAGCCAGAATCATTACTTTGTTCACTTTTAGTAGAGAATAAGCCAACTTTGGCACCAATCCAACGACCGGGTTCAGCCTGAAATTCTTCTCCGGTATCGGTAAAATTTATGCCGTCAATGCTATAGTAAAATGTGCATTTTGCCCCGACATTGACCTTCACCCTTAAGTATATTGTGGAAGAATCAAGCTTGGTTATAACATGTTCGTTTTCAATATTCCCTTTATCTGCATTCTTACAATTACCATATACTAGAAACAAACCATCTTTTTTGCTTCTTACAGCGATATCAGCATAACTTAAACCCATAATAACAAGACCGGTTTTTTCAGTTTCATTTTTAGGGTTTGGTGTGAATGTAAGTTTAGTTGTAGCAATAAATTCATCGTCAGGAAATTTTTGTAAAAGTACATTTGGCGTTTGCCAAAGATTTTTTGTCCATTCAGGAGAGGTTGAAGCATATAACCTGACACTACCCTTCCCTTGGTTCATATAATACCATGTAGGTTGCGCATTGGCCATCCATTGCCATTGTAGTCCTAATGTGCTTGCATTAAACTCATCAGTTTCCTGCGGATTGATTACAGGATAGTTCTTTTGAACATTAGGTTTGTGATAAGTCGTAACCGGTTCTCCAATACCACTCCCATCATTATCAGCACCAATAATCGGCCAATCGTTTTTCCAGATCATAGGCTCCAGATGAACTACCCGGCCGTAGGGTCCTTTATCCTGAAAATGAATAAACCAGTCTTCCCCGGTAATGGTATTTACCCAAGCCCCCTGATGCGGTCCATTTACAACGCTTTTACCCTGTGCCATTACGACTTTACGTTCGTAAGGTCCATAAATGTTTTTAGAGCGCAACACCAACTGCCATCCTGTAGTTACGCCACCTGCAGGAGCAAAAATATAATAATAACCATGGTGTTTATAAAGTTTAGGCCCTTCTATTGTAGGATCGAGCTCATGACCATCATAAACGATTAATCCGTCATCAATAACTTTAGTACCTTCTTTGTTTAACTTATTGATTGCTATAATGCTTTTAATTCCTGCACGACTACCTGCGAAAGCATGCACTAAATACATTTGTCCATCCTCATCCAACAGGGGACACGGATCAATGATGCCTTTCCCCGCGTAAACCAATATTGGCTTGCTCCAGGGGCCCGAAGGGTTGATGGCTTTTGTAAGGTATATACCATAATCTGGATCGGGATAATATAAATAAAACGCATCGTGATAATACCTGATGGCTGGAGCCCAAACGCCCTCACCATGCCTAGGTGTATTAAAGTGGTCAAAAGGTGGTTGTTGAAGCAATGCATGCCCAATAATCTGCCAGTTTACTAGATCATAAGAATGTAAGATAGGCAAGCCCGGAATATCTTCAAAGCTAGATGATGTAAGATAATAATCTCTTCCAACACGGACTACATCTGGGTCTGAATAGTCCGCATTAATTACCGGATTCTTATAAGTGCCATTGTATTGATCAGGAATCCAAACGGCAGAATCTTTAATGAGTGATTGGCTAAATGCCATGGACGAAAATAGTATGCCAGAAAGTATCAAAATCAAACCGGAATAAAAGCGTCTGAGAAGTTGCATCATTATTTATTGTATATTTTGTTTATATATTTGGTGATATCATCAACAACCTTGGGGAACCAAGGTTCGTAAAGGCAAAACGAATGGGGTGTATTGGGAAAGGTTATTATTTCTGTGTACACTTTATGCTGATCCATTATTTTTTTAAAATCATCACGCCCGGCATGCATACGTACTATCGAACTATTTAGGAATAAAAAAGGAACGGTATTTCTTTCTGCATAGGTCAAGGGTGAAGCTTCCGTCCAAAGATCGATTCTTTCTGTACGGGGACAACCTATCCACCATGCCGAAGCTCCTATAACCTTAGGATTTTGAGTCTCCCAGGCGTCTGGATGAACAAATGATAGTGTGCCATCGATATCTATTACCGAATTTACTTTGCTTGATTGACCTGAATTTCCTTCCTGACCTTCGAATTTTTTCAGTCCATTTGTAACTCCAACAAATGCAGCTAATTCCCCTCCTGCAGAAAAACCAAGGATACTGATCTCATTAGGGTCAATATGAAAAATAGTTGCATTAGATCTTAACCATCTAACTGCCGCTTTCAAGTCATAAACTGCAGCAGGATAAAAGGCCTCAGTTGATAATCTGTATTCAACGGTAAAACTGGCTATACCTTTCTCTGCAAGGTGTTGCGCCAAAGGGATATGTTGAGAACGGTCACCAGAGCGCCACCCTCCACCATGTACAATAATAATTGCCGGCGTATTTTTTTTTCTATTTTTAGGTATAAAAGCGTCAATATGTAATACTCGATTTCCAAGCATCGCATATATAAGGTTACGTTTTTCGAAAACGGAAGAAATAGGCTTATCGGTCACCAAATTAATAAAGGGATATTTTTTTAAATTCTGCCGGTAATCCTTCTTGCTATTGTAAGAAGTATCTCGAATTCCGGTGCGCCATTCCTTATGCTGCTGCGCTGATAATTTAAACATTATCAATAACGCGGACAAGCAGATTATCAGTTTTTTCATATTGTTTTTTATTTTTTGGTAAATTGAATTGCTTGCGTGAATGCCGTCATTAAAAGGTTATCTTTTACAACTGATATAAAATGTTAGTTATAAATCCCTACTCTTATGTCAACTATAATTATCATATTGTATAACTGGAAATAATGGCATATATTCTTAAGCTTGTTTGTTTTTCTAATGGGGCACCAATTATTTAGCTTTTCTTAACGCCAAATTAGAAGATTAAAAAAATAATTATCATTTGTTAGTTGAAAAAATTGACGCAATCGATACCGACATCGATTGCGTCAATGTAAATTTTACACAAATTGCAATCGATGGCAAAATAATTTTAAAATCATTTCTAATTTAAACAGCAAAGTAAATATTTATAATCTGAACAGATTTATTTGAAATTTAATCTGTTCGCTGGTTACTAACTATATTATTGTAAAATATGCACAAAAATCTACCACTTTCTTTTTAATGTTAAATGCAATTAAAATTTAGAGGAATTCGCTCTGGATGTATAGAGAATGGGCTTTTGTTACCTCCAAAAAATGGAATTATTTTTTATAATGGATTGAGGTTCTATTTTTATCTTTAGTACTTGCACATATCTGATCGTAATTAACTTTTACCTTCCTTTAGACTTCTTAATC
The Arachidicoccus soli DNA segment above includes these coding regions:
- a CDS encoding alpha/beta hydrolase, translating into MKKKLFTTTAILIFCRIVIAQNFIPIWPSGHIPNSKHLKLTDSIANERVYRVMLPGMYAFFPGKQENQGAAVVICPGGGYERLAYVISGLQLAKWFNTMGITAFVLNYRLPNSPDLITRQNGPLMDAQRAIRFIRANANKWGIDPEKVGIMGSSSGGHLAASAGVINEDISAIKDSLDNYSYKPDFTILVSPVIDMSTPYAHAGSVRNLLGPNAPDSLLKKFSLQLHVTPTTPPCFITDAINDKTVNPMNSLLFYEALLKNKVVVSFHAFPQGKHSIALRNNPGSTQLWTALCEAWLNEMGIIKPLNQK
- a CDS encoding glycoside hydrolase family 43 protein, which produces MMQLLRRFYSGLILILSGILFSSMAFSQSLIKDSAVWIPDQYNGTYKNPVINADYSDPDVVRVGRDYYLTSSSFEDIPGLPILHSYDLVNWQIIGHALLQQPPFDHFNTPRHGEGVWAPAIRYYHDAFYLYYPDPDYGIYLTKAINPSGPWSKPILVYAGKGIIDPCPLLDEDGQMYLVHAFAGSRAGIKSIIAINKLNKEGTKVIDDGLIVYDGHELDPTIEGPKLYKHHGYYYIFAPAGGVTTGWQLVLRSKNIYGPYERKVVMAQGKSVVNGPHQGAWVNTITGEDWFIHFQDKGPYGRVVHLEPMIWKNDWPIIGADNDGSGIGEPVTTYHKPNVQKNYPVINPQETDEFNASTLGLQWQWMANAQPTWYYMNQGKGSVRLYASTSPEWTKNLWQTPNVLLQKFPDDEFIATTKLTFTPNPKNETEKTGLVIMGLSYADIAVRSKKDGLFLVYGNCKNADKGNIENEHVITKLDSSTIYLRVKVNVGAKCTFYYSIDGINFTDTGEEFQAEPGRWIGAKVGLFSTKSEQSNDSGYEDIDWFRIHKIF
- a CDS encoding alpha/beta hydrolase gives rise to the protein MKKLIICLSALLIMFKLSAQQHKEWRTGIRDTSYNSKKDYRQNLKKYPFINLVTDKPISSVFEKRNLIYAMLGNRVLHIDAFIPKNRKKNTPAIIIVHGGGWRSGDRSQHIPLAQHLAEKGIASFTVEYRLSTEAFYPAAVYDLKAAVRWLRSNATIFHIDPNEISILGFSAGGELAAFVGVTNGLKKFEGQEGNSGQSSKVNSVIDIDGTLSFVHPDAWETQNPKVIGASAWWIGCPRTERIDLWTEASPLTYAERNTVPFLFLNSSIVRMHAGRDDFKKIMDQHKVYTEIITFPNTPHSFCLYEPWFPKVVDDITKYINKIYNK